ACGAGTCTGTAAGCGACCATCGACAGCAGCTTGTCTACCTTTTTTCAGGTAATTGGCACATAGTTCAGCGAGCTGACGCCATACAACAATATTAATGAAGTCAGCTTCACGTTCACCCTGTGCATTTTTGTATGTCCGATTCACAGCAAGTGTAAACGTGGCTACGGCTACACCACTTGGTGTATAACGCAGTTCTGGATCCCTTGTTAATCGTCCAACTAATACAACGCGGTTAATCAATTTGACCCCTCCCGCTCGATTATCCAACCGTTTATTCAATATTAGTCGTCTTCACGAACGATCATGTGACGAATCAGTTGGTCATCAATCTTCATAATCCGATCCAATTCAGCAACGGTAGCACCAGTACCATTGAAGTAGATCAAACCATAGATCCCTTCACGGATTTTATCAATCTCGTAGGCAAGGCGACGTTTTCCGATGTTCTCGAATTTCTCCACTTCACCTTGGTTAGATGCGATTACATTGCTTAACTTTTCAGACATTGCTTTTACAGCTTCTTCATCTGCTTCTGGACGGATGATATACATCACTTCGTACTTATTCATCTTTCTTTCACCTCCTTATGGACTAAGCGGCCCTCATCTAAAAATAAGGGCAAGGAGAGCACTCACGAATGATTTGCTCACGTTGAATTATTATATCAATTTACATTGATA
Above is a genomic segment from Rubeoparvulum massiliense containing:
- the ssb gene encoding single-stranded DNA-binding protein; translated protein: MINRVVLVGRLTRDPELRYTPSGVAVATFTLAVNRTYKNAQGEREADFINIVVWRQLAELCANYLKKGRQAAVDGRLQTRSYENNEGRKVYVTEVVAENVQFLDSAQSGSYSGPTSAGQGMDPMNPRTNQGSHSYQDPFADESQPIDISDDDLPF
- the rpsF gene encoding 30S ribosomal protein S6; amino-acid sequence: MNKYEVMYIIRPEADEEAVKAMSEKLSNVIASNQGEVEKFENIGKRRLAYEIDKIREGIYGLIYFNGTGATVAELDRIMKIDDQLIRHMIVREDD